In a genomic window of Flammeovirga agarivorans:
- a CDS encoding xanthine dehydrogenase family protein molybdopterin-binding subunit yields the protein MSKSINRRNFLKLSLLASGGLLIGVGCTSEAESKMPTSIEDLDFQHFNAFIEMANTGHVIIYSPNPEIGQGVKTAMPMIVAEELDVAWENVTVKQAPLSKDFNRQVAGGSQSIRQTFPTLRNAGASVKMMLLTAAAQQWKVDVSTCKAEQGVITNANGDKFKYGEVLEAAVKLPVPENAPLKDAKDFKLIGTAVKNVDIKPILKGQPLYGVDYREEGMKYAAIARPPFGATLKSFDDTEAKKVQGVEQIFSFDNKIAVVGKNTWAVFQGKSKLDIKWDNLQSSQDTDVFDKKMDAILKKSKLDVRSKTGNYASARAKADQLLERTYEAPFLPHNTMEPMNFFADVTGEKIRLVGPTQVPESSAKTVAKMFNKEVEDVSVDMTRMGGGFGRRLSTDFVEDTAMVSSLAKAPIKLMYQREDDMSVGQYRPKVKYKVEAAIKNGKVTGYHIKEAIVNNRGMSWVLPKYFPFGAIENYKAESESVDADVTTLWWRAPITNFLGFATECFMDDLALTLKKDPIDLRMELLEQAKGKDKIPYDPERMQNTIQLVKEKSNWGKPKPGISQGFSCYFSHNSYVAEVCEIEIKGDKPVAKKVYAAVDCGIVINTSGAKNQIEGAIIDGIGHAMYGDMAIKNGVAQSQNFDTYKLIRMMDTPIVETFFVDSNEAPTGLGEPGMPPSSPAFANAVKKATGKRWLKQPFFDS from the coding sequence ATGAGTAAATCTATTAACAGAAGAAACTTCCTAAAACTCTCTCTTCTGGCAAGTGGAGGGTTACTAATTGGCGTTGGCTGCACTAGTGAGGCAGAATCGAAAATGCCAACTTCTATCGAAGACCTGGATTTCCAACACTTCAATGCTTTTATCGAAATGGCCAATACGGGCCATGTGATTATCTACTCTCCCAACCCTGAAATCGGTCAAGGTGTAAAAACTGCAATGCCTATGATTGTAGCTGAAGAGTTGGATGTTGCTTGGGAGAATGTAACCGTAAAACAAGCTCCATTAAGTAAAGATTTTAACCGTCAGGTAGCTGGTGGTAGTCAATCAATACGACAAACTTTTCCTACTTTAAGAAATGCAGGAGCTAGTGTTAAAATGATGTTATTAACTGCTGCTGCTCAGCAGTGGAAAGTGGACGTTTCAACATGCAAAGCAGAACAAGGTGTGATCACAAACGCCAATGGTGATAAATTTAAGTATGGTGAAGTACTAGAAGCAGCAGTGAAGCTTCCTGTACCTGAAAATGCACCACTAAAGGATGCCAAAGATTTTAAACTTATTGGTACAGCTGTTAAAAATGTAGATATCAAACCTATCCTGAAAGGGCAGCCATTATATGGCGTAGACTATAGAGAGGAAGGAATGAAATACGCCGCAATTGCTAGACCTCCTTTTGGAGCTACACTAAAATCTTTTGATGATACAGAAGCCAAGAAGGTACAAGGAGTAGAACAAATTTTTTCTTTTGACAACAAAATTGCTGTCGTTGGAAAAAATACCTGGGCCGTTTTCCAAGGTAAATCCAAACTTGATATCAAATGGGATAACCTCCAATCTTCTCAAGACACAGATGTTTTTGATAAAAAGATGGATGCAATTCTCAAAAAATCTAAGCTAGATGTACGTTCTAAAACGGGGAATTATGCATCGGCAAGGGCGAAAGCCGACCAACTACTTGAAAGAACTTATGAAGCTCCTTTCTTGCCACACAATACAATGGAACCGATGAATTTCTTTGCTGATGTTACAGGAGAGAAAATTCGTTTAGTTGGACCTACACAAGTTCCTGAAAGCTCTGCAAAAACAGTAGCAAAGATGTTCAACAAAGAAGTAGAAGACGTTAGTGTGGACATGACTCGTATGGGCGGTGGCTTTGGTAGGCGTTTAAGTACTGACTTTGTTGAGGATACTGCCATGGTTTCTTCTTTAGCCAAGGCTCCTATAAAGTTAATGTACCAACGAGAAGATGATATGAGTGTTGGTCAATATAGACCAAAAGTAAAATATAAAGTTGAGGCAGCGATTAAAAATGGTAAAGTTACAGGCTACCATATTAAAGAAGCGATTGTCAACAATAGAGGAATGTCATGGGTATTACCAAAGTACTTCCCATTTGGTGCAATAGAGAACTATAAAGCAGAATCTGAAAGTGTTGATGCTGATGTAACTACTCTATGGTGGAGAGCTCCTATCACAAACTTCTTAGGATTTGCTACAGAGTGTTTTATGGATGACTTAGCTCTTACTCTAAAGAAAGATCCTATAGACCTTCGTATGGAATTACTGGAACAGGCAAAAGGAAAAGATAAGATTCCTTACGATCCTGAGAGAATGCAGAATACAATCCAACTCGTAAAAGAAAAGTCAAACTGGGGAAAACCAAAACCTGGTATTTCTCAAGGTTTTTCATGCTACTTTAGTCATAATAGTTATGTGGCAGAAGTATGTGAGATCGAAATTAAAGGCGACAAACCTGTGGCTAAGAAGGTATATGCAGCAGTAGATTGTGGTATTGTAATCAATACATCAGGGGCGAAAAACCAAATCGAAGGTGCCATTATAGATGGAATCGGCCACGCGATGTATGGTGATATGGCAATAAAAAATGGTGTTGCTCAATCACAAAACTTCGATACCTATAAATTGATTAGAATGATGGATACTCCAATAGTGGAGACTTTCTTCGTAGATAGTAATGAAGCACCAACAGGTTTAGGTGAACCAGGTATGCCTCCTTCTAGTCCTGCATTTGCTAATGCCGTTAAGAAGGCTACTGGCAAAAGATGGTTAAAACAACCTTTTTTTGACAGTTAA
- a CDS encoding (2Fe-2S)-binding protein, producing MMEVTLNINKKNYKLDVDDGTPLLWVLRDELGLVGTKFGCGIGQCGACTVHIDGVAQRSCQTMVIMAEDKEITTIEGLSENGDHPVQEAWEEIDVPQCGYCQGGQMMTASALLKKNPNPSSEEIRMAMNGNICRCASYNRIEKAVATAAQKMSK from the coding sequence ATTATGGAAGTTACTCTGAACATTAACAAGAAAAACTACAAATTAGATGTTGATGATGGCACTCCATTATTATGGGTGCTTCGAGACGAACTCGGATTAGTAGGAACAAAATTTGGTTGTGGCATCGGTCAATGTGGAGCTTGTACAGTTCATATTGACGGAGTAGCACAACGTAGCTGTCAGACGATGGTTATTATGGCCGAAGACAAAGAAATTACCACAATTGAAGGTTTATCTGAAAATGGTGATCATCCTGTTCAAGAAGCATGGGAAGAAATAGATGTACCGCAATGTGGGTATTGTCAAGGAGGTCAGATGATGACAGCTTCTGCATTACTAAAGAAGAATCCTAACCCTTCCTCTGAAGAAATTAGAATGGCCATGAATGGTAACATTTGCCGTTGTGCTTCTTATAATCGAATTGAAAAAGCAGTTGCTACTGCAGCCCAAAAAATGTCTAAATAA
- a CDS encoding nucleotidyltransferase family protein, which yields MCKATLILAAGGSKRLQRPKQLLLWNDYTLLEHCINKVIKTTTHTFVVTGAYQDQVHVVIDSSAAQPLHHKNWQNGLGSSISFGINQIIQKLPEVQKIMVVLADMPLVSKSHLEALWKVSNQANIIISQFQDIKGVPAIFDRSVFPQLLQLTGDEGAKNIIRENKDSIHIVASEQLFFDVDTEENYTELLNIR from the coding sequence ATGTGTAAAGCTACACTCATATTAGCAGCCGGAGGTAGTAAACGATTACAACGCCCAAAACAATTATTACTATGGAATGACTATACATTATTGGAGCATTGTATCAACAAAGTCATTAAAACAACCACCCATACATTTGTAGTAACAGGTGCATACCAAGATCAGGTTCATGTTGTGATTGATTCATCAGCCGCTCAACCTCTACATCACAAAAATTGGCAAAACGGATTAGGTTCCAGTATTTCTTTTGGGATCAACCAAATCATCCAAAAGCTACCTGAAGTACAAAAAATAATGGTTGTTTTAGCAGATATGCCTTTGGTTTCTAAATCACACCTTGAAGCATTATGGAAGGTCAGTAATCAGGCAAATATTATCATCAGTCAATTTCAAGATATAAAAGGAGTACCTGCTATTTTTGATCGGTCGGTATTTCCTCAGTTATTACAATTGACTGGAGATGAAGGAGCAAAAAATATCATAAGAGAAAATAAAGATAGTATTCATATTGTAGCATCAGAACAACTTTTCTTTGATGTGGATACTGAAGAGAATTATACGGAATTATTAAATATACGATAA
- a CDS encoding XdhC family protein has product MLHELKDIVYTSYQAQLQQIKCVLVSVVALNGSSYRKPGVRMLLLENGKMIGAVSGGCVENEIKKQAKTVFETSQAKMMEYDGRFRLGCEGVLQILIEPFYVDKKSLMDFNLILQKRLSLHTVSYYSNENHLEGKSYTQFSTDLGATFSPTFVINPEDYQQFSQTLSPEFQLYIFGTEHDSKTLCQYASITGWNVTIIDSVHGQHDVSDFPGAQELIRLNEDEIEKLSTDQQTAIVIMTHSFVKDLKYLLKLSTKPFAYLGVLGAKRRKEKLINQLFEYLPTIDVEFVDKIHSPCGLDIGAITPQEISISIMAEILAVCRNKQPMSISTKIPAHV; this is encoded by the coding sequence ATGTTACATGAACTAAAGGACATCGTCTACACTTCATATCAAGCACAGCTTCAGCAAATCAAATGTGTATTGGTTTCTGTCGTTGCACTCAATGGCTCTTCATATCGTAAGCCTGGTGTACGTATGCTTTTGCTTGAAAACGGAAAAATGATTGGTGCTGTTAGTGGTGGATGTGTGGAGAACGAGATTAAAAAGCAAGCGAAAACTGTCTTTGAAACATCACAAGCGAAAATGATGGAATACGACGGTCGTTTTCGTTTAGGCTGCGAAGGAGTACTTCAAATATTAATTGAACCCTTCTATGTGGATAAAAAGAGTTTGATGGATTTTAACCTGATACTTCAAAAACGTCTCTCACTCCATACGGTAAGTTATTACTCCAATGAAAATCATCTAGAAGGAAAAAGTTACACTCAGTTTTCAACTGATCTTGGAGCTACATTCTCTCCTACTTTTGTGATTAATCCAGAAGACTATCAACAGTTTTCTCAGACATTATCGCCGGAATTTCAACTCTATATTTTTGGTACCGAACATGATAGTAAAACACTCTGTCAATATGCTTCGATTACAGGTTGGAATGTAACCATTATTGATAGTGTTCATGGTCAACATGATGTTAGTGATTTTCCTGGTGCACAAGAGTTGATTCGATTAAATGAAGATGAAATCGAAAAGTTATCCACAGATCAACAAACCGCCATTGTGATTATGACACACAGTTTTGTGAAAGATTTGAAGTATTTACTCAAGTTATCCACAAAACCCTTCGCATATCTTGGTGTTTTAGGTGCAAAAAGGAGAAAAGAAAAATTAATCAACCAACTTTTTGAGTACTTACCAACAATTGATGTTGAATTTGTTGATAAGATTCATAGTCCATGCGGATTAGATATTGGTGCTATTACACCTCAAGAAATCAGTATTTCTATTATGGCAGAAATTCTTGCCGTTTGTAGAAATAAACAACCAATGTCTATCTCTACTAAAATACCTGCCCATGTGTAA
- a CDS encoding MFS transporter has translation MNAQNNSYSKTQKWTLIVTIIASSLAFIDATALNVALPAIQKDLGMTGTQLLWVINGYMLFLSSLLMVGGALGDLYGRNKIFQIGLVIFALASLSCGFAVNPMHLLLSRAVQGIGGALLTPGSLSILSAQFDEDNRGRAFGLWSMFSALTSILGPILGGWLAEIGWWRAIFFLNTPFAVFILLVMNSRIPESRNSHAEKLDIYGAILVTLGLAGITYGFTESSNYGIFDPMVLTSVTLGVIAMIGFIFLEKHSTHPMMPLSLFSSTVFSVTNIITFLIYAAMGGALFFVPLNLIQIQGYSGIEAGLSLLPVILCIAIISPSMGKIVDRYGFRNSLLIAPIITALGFAAFVLAGKTAGPSAYFSTYFVPFLLVGIGMGIITAPLTTAVMGAVDEKHVGVASGINNTIARAANVLAVAFMGSWGLIAFKSKVSDQLKDSDLHQGLKDRVLSEASNFTAAKAPEFLQQSLQLQIQDIYQRAFLYSFDEVMIIASVITVLSTVATLVVYSKIK, from the coding sequence ATGAATGCTCAGAATAACTCCTACTCAAAAACTCAAAAGTGGACACTTATAGTGACTATCATTGCTTCTAGTTTGGCTTTTATTGATGCTACTGCTTTGAATGTTGCCCTGCCAGCGATCCAGAAAGACTTAGGAATGACTGGTACTCAATTACTTTGGGTGATTAATGGGTATATGCTTTTCTTGTCTTCACTGTTAATGGTCGGAGGGGCTTTAGGAGATTTATATGGACGAAATAAGATATTTCAGATAGGGTTGGTCATCTTTGCTTTAGCTTCTTTGTCTTGTGGTTTTGCCGTAAACCCAATGCATTTATTACTGTCTAGAGCAGTGCAAGGAATAGGAGGAGCATTATTGACACCAGGAAGTTTATCGATTTTAAGCGCACAGTTTGATGAAGACAACCGAGGTAGAGCATTTGGTCTATGGTCGATGTTTAGTGCACTAACTAGTATCTTAGGACCAATCTTAGGTGGTTGGTTAGCTGAAATAGGGTGGTGGCGAGCGATCTTTTTCTTGAACACTCCTTTTGCTGTATTTATCCTATTAGTAATGAACTCAAGGATTCCTGAGAGTAGGAATTCTCATGCAGAGAAATTGGATATTTATGGGGCCATTTTAGTGACCTTAGGATTAGCGGGAATTACTTATGGGTTTACAGAGTCCTCAAATTATGGCATTTTTGATCCAATGGTTCTTACATCGGTAACACTTGGAGTAATTGCTATGATTGGCTTTATTTTTTTAGAGAAACACAGTACCCATCCGATGATGCCATTGTCGTTATTTTCGTCAACGGTGTTTTCAGTGACCAATATTATTACTTTTCTGATCTATGCCGCTATGGGAGGAGCCTTGTTTTTCGTTCCTCTTAATCTGATTCAAATTCAAGGATATTCGGGTATTGAGGCAGGGCTTTCTCTACTTCCTGTAATATTATGTATTGCGATTATCTCGCCATCAATGGGGAAAATTGTAGATAGATATGGTTTTAGAAATTCATTACTAATTGCTCCTATCATTACAGCATTGGGGTTTGCTGCGTTTGTATTAGCAGGAAAAACAGCAGGGCCTTCCGCTTATTTTTCAACTTATTTTGTTCCTTTTTTGCTGGTAGGTATCGGAATGGGAATTATTACAGCTCCACTTACTACTGCAGTTATGGGGGCTGTCGATGAGAAACATGTTGGTGTGGCGTCTGGAATTAATAATACAATTGCTAGAGCAGCCAATGTTTTGGCAGTAGCTTTTATGGGATCTTGGGGGCTAATTGCCTTTAAATCGAAAGTAAGTGATCAACTAAAAGATTCAGATCTTCATCAAGGACTAAAAGATAGGGTGCTTAGTGAGGCGTCTAATTTTACAGCAGCCAAAGCACCAGAATTTTTACAGCAATCGTTACAGCTTCAAATACAAGATATTTATCAACGTGCATTTTTATATTCATTTGATGAGGTGATGATAATTGCTTCCGTAATTACAGTTTTATCGACAGTAGCAACTTTGGTGGTTTATAGCAAAATAAAGTAA
- a CDS encoding DoxX family protein, giving the protein MNKKLLFRIITGLFTALMLMSASMYIFQYDEVAAPAFVKLGFPTFIIYPLAVAKVLGLVAIWANLSKKLTEWAYAGFTFNTLLAIGAHINIHDNEYYAALVGFLLITSSYYLYTQLEEAKNDNSVPVVQS; this is encoded by the coding sequence ATGAATAAGAAACTACTCTTTCGCATCATCACTGGACTTTTCACTGCACTAATGCTTATGAGTGCGTCAATGTACATTTTCCAGTACGATGAAGTAGCAGCACCTGCTTTTGTAAAACTAGGTTTTCCTACATTTATCATCTATCCATTAGCTGTAGCAAAGGTTTTAGGCTTAGTAGCTATTTGGGCAAATTTATCTAAGAAACTTACAGAATGGGCCTATGCAGGATTTACATTCAATACTTTGCTAGCCATTGGAGCTCATATTAATATTCATGATAATGAATACTATGCAGCATTAGTTGGATTCCTATTAATCACTTCTTCATATTACTTATATACACAATTAGAAGAAGCTAAAAATGACAATTCAGTCCCAGTAGTTCAATCATAA
- a CDS encoding MarR family winged helix-turn-helix transcriptional regulator — MKTIDEIIKTKFKDDRHRFIANMMYTSNWLQNSFVDFLKPYALSPQQFNILRILRGAKEKWVTMNDIKELMIEKAPNATRLSDKLLDKGLVDRKRADHDRRVVYLSITPAGLDLLAEIDKEESHLDKSNFDNITEEEAKICSHIIDKLRNSE; from the coding sequence ATGAAAACCATCGACGAAATAATAAAAACAAAATTTAAAGACGATAGACACCGTTTTATAGCCAATATGATGTATACGAGCAATTGGTTACAAAATAGTTTTGTAGATTTTTTAAAACCGTATGCATTGTCTCCTCAACAATTCAATATTCTTAGAATATTAAGAGGTGCAAAAGAGAAATGGGTAACAATGAACGATATCAAAGAGTTGATGATTGAAAAAGCCCCAAATGCAACGCGCCTTTCCGATAAATTACTAGACAAAGGTTTGGTAGATAGAAAAAGAGCAGACCATGACCGTAGGGTGGTGTATTTATCAATTACTCCTGCAGGATTGGACCTATTGGCCGAAATTGATAAAGAAGAAAGTCATTTAGACAAATCGAACTTTGATAATATCACTGAAGAGGAAGCAAAAATTTGTAGCCATATTATTGATAAACTGAGAAACTCAGAATAA
- a CDS encoding MalY/PatB family protein, with amino-acid sequence MMNLDQKLSELPLIKTDKTLQKSLYGRDDLTTMWVADMDFQADPSIQRALTERIQNAGFGYEILSSSFKEAQKAYYQKQYHIDLNQEEVLYSPSIPTSISVIIDQLTKEGDGVIIQTPVFFEFKQILKKQKRNAVSNPLLYQEGQYLINFEDLEEKASDPNNKVLIFTNPHNPVGRVWTEGEIKKVIDICKRNNVLIISDEIHKDIILFDHHFTSLLKYKEDYDKIVIVTSEGKTFNFGGISDSMAIIPNEEIRFTIQKQFDILHFGRPNALSQVAVEAAYRNSKNWLASLKSAIEENYLLVKETLVSNQSKIKVTPLEGTYLLWLDFSKLFDHPNTMFTTVTNQTQLALNAGKWFGREGALFMRMNIATSREKVQDAISRLIEMEKSLS; translated from the coding sequence ATGATGAATTTAGATCAAAAACTTTCGGAATTGCCATTAATCAAAACAGACAAAACATTACAAAAATCTTTATATGGCAGAGATGACCTTACCACCATGTGGGTTGCGGATATGGATTTTCAAGCAGATCCGTCGATCCAACGAGCATTAACAGAGCGTATTCAAAATGCTGGATTTGGTTATGAGATCTTATCCTCTTCATTTAAAGAAGCTCAAAAAGCATATTACCAAAAGCAATATCATATAGATCTTAATCAAGAAGAGGTTTTATATAGTCCATCTATTCCTACAAGTATTTCGGTGATTATAGATCAACTGACCAAAGAAGGAGATGGAGTGATTATTCAGACACCTGTATTTTTTGAATTCAAGCAAATTCTAAAGAAGCAGAAGCGAAATGCAGTGAGTAATCCTTTATTATATCAAGAAGGGCAATATCTGATCAATTTTGAAGACCTGGAAGAGAAAGCAAGCGATCCCAATAACAAAGTGCTCATCTTTACTAATCCTCATAACCCTGTAGGGAGAGTATGGACTGAAGGTGAAATTAAAAAGGTAATAGACATTTGTAAAAGAAATAATGTACTGATCATTTCAGATGAGATACATAAGGACATCATATTGTTTGATCATCATTTTACCTCATTATTAAAATACAAAGAGGATTACGATAAAATTGTGATTGTGACTTCTGAAGGAAAAACATTCAACTTTGGAGGGATTTCAGATTCCATGGCTATTATTCCAAATGAGGAAATCAGGTTTACCATCCAAAAACAGTTTGATATACTTCATTTCGGTCGACCTAATGCATTGTCTCAAGTGGCTGTTGAAGCGGCGTATAGAAACTCCAAAAATTGGTTAGCCTCGTTAAAGTCAGCGATTGAAGAGAATTACTTATTGGTAAAAGAAACTTTAGTAAGTAATCAATCAAAAATTAAAGTCACACCTTTAGAGGGAACATATCTACTATGGTTAGATTTTAGCAAATTATTTGATCATCCCAATACAATGTTTACAACAGTGACGAATCAGACTCAATTGGCTTTGAATGCTGGAAAATGGTTTGGTAGAGAAGGTGCATTATTTATGCGTATGAATATTGCTACTAGCAGAGAAAAGGTACAAGATGCCATCTCAAGATTAATCGAAATGGAGAAGTCTTTATCTTAA
- a CDS encoding MATE family efflux transporter, with the protein MKKDLTTGPVKDSIVGLVIPIVSSSLLLFAYNFADILWVGQLGSDAIAAVGTMAIFLSFCWAIISVFLFGSNIIVSLSIGKQNNKQAQELAQQAFIGVVGLTAIIQILIFWQHENIISFFQLNNPVVEKMAKAYLIWSGVEMIFSFMIQQMTSVSNARGDAKTPLKINLIGVGLNIILDPIFMFGFDLGVEGAAIATFISRFIAFVLFWRRSSVEFYGCKCVWIFNLKDYINVLKIGFPPSIQRVMFTLVGIFMARIVAHWGAEAIAAQKIGLQIESMTFMLVNGLSGAMLSFTGQNFGAQKFERIQKGYISTVQFGSIFGVVMGAVFFLFPEFFVKWFLSDPKAVNIAVSYLQIIGISQFLMCIEMITTGVVNGLGKTEIPAAINVVFTVIRVPMAYLFAYTLDFGINGVWLSIAISTFLRAIAITIAYVLIKKKIFISEKKSLQTVSF; encoded by the coding sequence ATGAAAAAAGATCTTACTACAGGCCCCGTTAAAGATAGTATTGTTGGCTTAGTGATACCCATTGTATCATCTTCTCTGTTACTGTTTGCCTATAATTTCGCAGATATTTTATGGGTAGGTCAGCTGGGAAGCGATGCCATAGCCGCGGTAGGTACAATGGCCATTTTTCTGTCTTTTTGTTGGGCTATTATCTCAGTTTTCTTATTTGGGAGTAATATTATTGTATCTCTATCCATCGGAAAACAGAATAACAAACAAGCCCAAGAACTGGCTCAACAGGCATTTATTGGAGTGGTCGGATTAACTGCCATCATTCAAATTCTAATCTTCTGGCAGCATGAGAATATTATTTCCTTTTTTCAATTAAATAATCCTGTTGTAGAGAAAATGGCCAAAGCTTACCTTATTTGGTCAGGTGTTGAAATGATATTCTCATTTATGATTCAACAAATGACGAGCGTAAGCAATGCCAGAGGAGATGCCAAGACACCATTGAAAATTAACCTAATTGGGGTGGGACTAAATATTATTTTAGATCCCATTTTTATGTTTGGATTTGACTTAGGTGTTGAAGGAGCGGCGATTGCTACTTTTATCTCAAGGTTTATAGCGTTTGTTCTTTTTTGGAGAAGATCAAGTGTAGAGTTTTATGGCTGTAAATGTGTGTGGATATTTAATCTGAAAGACTATATCAATGTATTGAAGATTGGTTTTCCTCCTTCGATTCAAAGAGTGATGTTTACGTTGGTTGGAATTTTTATGGCAAGAATTGTTGCTCATTGGGGGGCTGAAGCCATTGCTGCACAAAAAATTGGATTACAAATAGAATCGATGACCTTCATGTTGGTCAATGGTTTATCTGGAGCAATGTTGTCTTTCACAGGACAAAACTTTGGTGCTCAAAAATTTGAACGTATTCAGAAAGGGTATATTTCTACAGTTCAGTTTGGGAGTATATTTGGTGTAGTTATGGGTGCTGTATTTTTCTTATTTCCTGAATTCTTTGTAAAGTGGTTTTTAAGCGATCCGAAAGCTGTGAATATTGCTGTGAGTTATTTACAAATTATCGGAATTTCTCAATTTCTGATGTGTATTGAGATGATTACTACTGGAGTAGTAAATGGTTTAGGCAAAACAGAAATTCCTGCTGCCATTAATGTGGTATTTACTGTAATTCGAGTTCCTATGGCTTACTTATTTGCCTATACTTTGGATTTTGGAATCAACGGTGTTTGGCTATCTATAGCAATTAGCACTTTTTTGAGAGCGATTGCCATCACCATTGCTTATGTCCTGATCAAGAAAAAAATATTTATTTCCGAAAAAAAATCATTACAAACGGTGTCTTTTTAG
- a CDS encoding NAD(P)H-dependent oxidoreductase: MKHLIVYSHLNPESFTKAIVDEIEKSSTAAGNEVKVVDLYSIGFDPVMQFPDIQGMFMGGDTPSDVKAQQELITWADHFSLVFPLWWGQMPAMMKGYIDRVYASGFAFEYTETGVDQKLKGKSAKVFVCHGSPDEYYQQTDMHKALKRVFDDGVLGFCGVDTDIHFYGNVAMGSDELRKGYLADIAKVY; encoded by the coding sequence TTGAAACACTTAATCGTTTATTCTCACCTTAACCCTGAGAGTTTTACTAAAGCCATTGTCGATGAAATAGAAAAAAGCAGCACTGCAGCAGGCAACGAAGTAAAAGTGGTTGATTTGTACTCTATTGGATTTGATCCTGTAATGCAATTTCCAGATATACAGGGAATGTTTATGGGAGGTGATACTCCTTCAGATGTGAAAGCCCAACAAGAATTAATTACTTGGGCGGATCATTTTAGCCTGGTATTTCCATTATGGTGGGGACAAATGCCTGCGATGATGAAAGGTTATATCGATAGAGTATATGCCAGCGGTTTTGCTTTCGAATATACGGAAACAGGTGTTGACCAAAAATTAAAAGGAAAATCTGCTAAGGTTTTTGTCTGCCATGGTTCTCCAGACGAATATTATCAACAAACAGATATGCACAAAGCATTGAAGAGAGTTTTTGATGATGGTGTACTTGGATTCTGTGGTGTAGATACAGACATTCATTTCTATGGAAATGTTGCCATGGGTTCTGATGAACTTCGTAAAGGTTATCTCGCCGATATTGCAAAAGTCTACTAA
- a CDS encoding transmembrane-type terpene cyclase, giving the protein MYFVNYFLDWYFNAIDNLGYSHLVLNLFLAGYLSWVTAYVFIIKGIYKNKINEMPLLVGPANLVWEFIWGYIFTPELGDVFILGIKVWFILDLIINVTMLKYGYKQFPLDSLRKNFRWTYLVSLVSWFFIVYSFGKVNDDNPLGITSALMINVVMSGLYIHQMLFNLNLRGKGFSFVVAVLKCMGTSIIVLAAFFQWPDAYFLLTLGIISFALDIAYIILFKNIQTNSDQEQLWENQEELQYSVEA; this is encoded by the coding sequence ATGTATTTTGTAAACTATTTTCTAGATTGGTACTTCAATGCTATTGATAATCTAGGCTACTCTCATCTTGTTCTTAATCTTTTTTTGGCAGGCTATTTAAGTTGGGTCACAGCCTACGTTTTTATTATTAAAGGTATTTACAAGAACAAAATCAATGAAATGCCACTCTTGGTGGGTCCCGCAAATCTTGTTTGGGAATTTATCTGGGGATATATATTCACCCCCGAATTAGGTGATGTTTTTATCTTAGGAATAAAAGTTTGGTTTATTCTCGACCTGATCATTAATGTTACGATGCTGAAATATGGGTACAAACAGTTTCCATTGGATAGCCTGAGAAAGAACTTTCGTTGGACATACTTGGTATCATTAGTCTCATGGTTCTTTATTGTTTATTCTTTTGGTAAAGTAAATGATGACAATCCGTTAGGGATTACTTCTGCTTTAATGATTAATGTAGTGATGTCGGGCTTGTATATACATCAAATGCTTTTTAATCTAAATCTTAGAGGAAAAGGATTTTCATTTGTTGTAGCAGTTTTAAAGTGTATGGGAACATCGATTATTGTACTCGCTGCCTTTTTCCAATGGCCTGATGCCTATTTCTTACTCACTTTAGGAATCATATCCTTTGCTTTAGATATAGCATATATCATCCTTTTCAAAAACATTCAAACGAACTCAGACCAAGAACAATTATGGGAAAACCAAGAAGAATTGCAGTACTCGGTGGAGGCTTAA